One genomic segment of Ehrlichia chaffeensis str. Arkansas includes these proteins:
- a CDS encoding NADH-quinone oxidoreductase subunit N, with translation MYWNNFVYIIPEIFLVSSSLIFLLLGIVLNKKVIHVFSLVSLLVTIGIVIINLDVEPKLIFDGLLKSSLYISIAKIIILFSSSSVLFMMLASGREYCYEFSIMILLAVFGLITLISANNLLSFYLSFEIQSVTLYALTCFDKNAIRSSESGIKYFVLSALSSCIMLYGISMLYGYTTQVDFYELYNFFSYSEYIPLGAVLGVVLVLISMFFKLSAAPFHMWVPDVYQGTSTVMTAFFSIVPKSTFVFLLIRILNEVLPSLSKDWQHIVICVSILSIFVSAFGAMRQNNLKRLFSYAAVGHMGYMLISLAMNTVASNIATIMYLLLYIVMNIGLFSILIQYRDDDCNLLNLKGLHNRSPVIAFCIAVIMLSMAGIPPLAGFYAKYDVLLSLVENGFIKVAIAFVIVSVISCYYYLRIIKVMYFDFSDTSNNISLADRNLSFILLFTVLINCIFFVFVGDVRRLIGYFFTF, from the coding sequence ATGTATTGGAATAATTTTGTTTATATAATACCAGAAATTTTTTTAGTTAGTTCATCTTTAATCTTCTTATTATTGGGGATTGTGCTGAATAAAAAAGTTATACATGTTTTTTCATTGGTTAGTTTATTAGTTACTATTGGTATTGTCATAATTAATTTAGATGTTGAACCAAAGCTAATTTTTGATGGACTTTTAAAATCTAGTTTGTATATTTCTATTGCAAAAATTATCATTTTATTTTCTAGCAGTAGTGTTCTATTCATGATGTTAGCATCTGGTAGGGAATATTGTTATGAATTTTCAATAATGATTTTGCTTGCGGTTTTTGGTTTAATTACTTTGATTTCTGCAAACAATTTACTTTCTTTTTATTTGTCATTTGAAATTCAAAGCGTGACTTTGTATGCATTAACATGTTTTGATAAAAATGCAATTAGATCTTCTGAATCAGGTATAAAATATTTTGTTTTAAGTGCGCTCTCTTCTTGTATAATGTTATATGGTATTTCTATGTTGTATGGTTATACAACACAAGTTGATTTTTATGAATTATACAATTTCTTTTCTTATAGTGAATATATACCTTTAGGTGCTGTTTTAGGTGTAGTACTGGTTTTGATTAGTATGTTCTTTAAATTATCAGCAGCCCCATTTCATATGTGGGTTCCTGATGTTTATCAAGGTACTTCAACTGTTATGACAGCATTTTTTTCTATAGTTCCAAAAAGTACGTTTGTATTTTTATTAATTAGAATATTAAATGAAGTATTGCCTAGTTTATCTAAAGACTGGCAACATATAGTGATTTGTGTATCAATATTATCTATATTTGTTTCAGCATTTGGAGCAATGAGACAAAATAATTTAAAAAGGTTATTTTCATATGCTGCTGTTGGGCATATGGGGTATATGTTAATTTCATTAGCAATGAATACTGTTGCTAGTAATATAGCTACAATAATGTATCTATTGTTATATATTGTTATGAATATAGGACTTTTTTCTATTTTAATACAATATCGTGATGATGATTGTAACCTATTAAATTTGAAAGGCTTACATAATAGGTCTCCGGTAATAGCATTTTGTATAGCTGTGATTATGCTATCTATGGCTGGAATACCACCTCTAGCTGGATTTTATGCTAAGTATGATGTGTTGTTAAGTTTGGTAGAAAATGGTTTTATAAAGGTTGCAATAGCTTTTGTTATTGTAAGTGTTATTTCATGCTATTATTATCTACGAATTATTAAGGTAATGTATTTTGATTTTAGTGATACTTCCAATAATATATCATTAGCAGACAGGAATTTGTCTTTCATTCTGTTGTTTACAGTGTTAATAAATTGTATATTTTTTGTATTTGTTGGTGATGTTAGGCGTTTAATAGGTTATTTTTTTACATTTTAA
- the nuoL gene encoding NADH-quinone oxidoreductase subunit L, protein MVKVELLCVFLPLMGSIFASMMNNRLMSQLVATSLVVCASLLSWYLFFNFKDSYVITLFPWIELYKLKVSWSLYIDSLSMIMLIIVNTVSAVVHIYSMGYMSHDVGVSRFLSYVSLFTFFMLILITSDNFAQLFLGWEGVGLCSYLLIGFWFEKASATKAAMKAFIMNRIGDFFFILGIVAVFWVFGSLEFNKIFNMLDSIYVEGVVNFFGYPIPYLDMICLLLFIGCMGKSAQIGLHTWLPDAMEGPTPASALIHAATMVTAGVFLVARCSPLFELSVMARNVILIVGAFTCLFAATVAIVQSDVKKIIAYSTCSQLGYMFIACGLSAYSVAIFHLMTHAFFKALLFLCAGNIIHATHEQDIHKVNASWRQIPFTYVLTWIGSLALAGIFPFAGFYSKDLIIESSYHVSKIAFIICNLVAFLTAFYSWRLIILVFHKVRSTSLSIHESGKVMLVPLLILAIGSIFSGMWGQNLLLINDVAFWKGSIKIHEHVEVGLFVKLLPLFLSILGIVCAYLKYFYNCFGNFYCNRLFKFLYNKWYFDELYNLIFIIPVRYIASFFSKVVDKKIIDYFGLGGITKIVNCCSKGSVKIQTGFIFDYAFIMLLGLISIIMWLIYNNIRF, encoded by the coding sequence ATGGTTAAAGTTGAACTATTATGTGTTTTTTTGCCTTTAATGGGTTCTATTTTTGCTAGTATGATGAATAATAGATTAATGTCTCAATTAGTTGCAACATCCTTAGTAGTTTGTGCATCATTATTGTCATGGTACTTATTTTTTAATTTTAAAGATAGTTATGTTATTACTTTATTTCCGTGGATTGAATTATATAAATTAAAAGTTAGTTGGTCATTGTATATAGATTCATTAAGTATGATTATGCTAATAATAGTTAATACAGTGTCAGCAGTAGTGCATATTTATTCAATGGGTTATATGTCTCATGATGTAGGTGTATCTAGATTCTTATCTTATGTGTCTCTATTTACATTTTTTATGTTGATTTTAATAACGAGTGATAATTTTGCTCAACTTTTTTTAGGTTGGGAAGGTGTAGGTTTATGTTCTTATTTATTGATTGGTTTTTGGTTTGAGAAAGCTTCAGCTACTAAAGCAGCAATGAAAGCTTTTATTATGAATAGGATAGGGGATTTTTTTTTCATATTAGGAATTGTAGCAGTATTTTGGGTATTTGGATCTTTAGAATTTAATAAGATATTTAACATGCTTGATTCAATATATGTTGAAGGTGTAGTTAATTTTTTTGGTTATCCGATACCTTATTTGGATATGATATGTTTATTGCTTTTTATTGGATGTATGGGTAAATCTGCACAAATTGGTTTGCATACATGGTTACCTGATGCAATGGAAGGTCCAACTCCTGCTTCAGCGTTGATTCATGCTGCAACTATGGTAACAGCAGGGGTATTTCTTGTTGCCAGATGTTCTCCATTATTTGAATTATCAGTTATGGCGCGCAACGTTATTTTGATTGTTGGTGCGTTTACCTGTTTATTTGCTGCAACTGTTGCTATTGTACAGAGTGATGTAAAAAAGATAATAGCATATTCTACTTGTAGTCAGTTAGGATATATGTTTATTGCATGTGGATTATCAGCATATAGTGTAGCCATATTTCATTTAATGACTCACGCTTTTTTTAAAGCTTTATTATTTTTGTGTGCAGGTAATATAATTCATGCTACACATGAACAAGATATCCATAAGGTGAATGCTTCTTGGCGTCAAATACCATTTACATATGTGTTAACTTGGATAGGGTCTTTAGCATTGGCAGGTATTTTTCCATTTGCTGGTTTCTATTCAAAGGATCTTATTATTGAAAGTAGCTATCATGTTAGTAAGATTGCCTTTATAATATGTAATTTGGTTGCCTTTTTAACAGCTTTTTATTCTTGGAGATTGATTATATTAGTTTTCCATAAAGTAAGATCAACAAGTCTTTCAATACATGAGTCAGGAAAAGTAATGCTTGTACCTTTATTGATATTAGCTATAGGTTCTATATTTTCTGGTATGTGGGGACAAAATTTATTACTGATTAATGATGTTGCATTTTGGAAAGGTAGTATAAAGATACATGAGCATGTAGAAGTGGGATTATTTGTAAAATTATTACCATTATTTTTAAGTATACTTGGAATAGTGTGTGCTTATTTAAAATATTTTTACAATTGTTTTGGTAATTTTTATTGTAATCGATTATTCAAATTTCTATATAATAAGTGGTATTTTGATGAGTTATATAATCTTATCTTTATAATACCTGTTAGATATATAGCGAGTTTCTTTTCTAAAGTAGTTGATAAAAAAATTATTGATTATTTTGGGTTAGGTGGTATTACTAAGATAGTAAATTGTTGCTCAAAGGGTAGTGTTAAGATACAAACTGGTTTTATTTTTGATTATGCATTTATTATGCTATTGGGTTTGATAAGTATTATCATGTGGTTAATTTATAATAATATAAGATTTTAA
- a CDS encoding TRP75-related protein, which translates to MFRRNILNVLLVLIFCFVISCSNKSRYQFSKKYSPVYNPDGEAFDSDVGFSRAYSIYKERRNALVSGIDESSKKVSVRRKVKPKVQVRDVDLLKEYGDLLKEENCDLMVDGNGVNLVDVAGAKFIDPIENDDDVIDHDNRHVDVKSSVVKTKDKNKLQDVKDNKPSDVKLPVIKAEDKNKLQDVKDNKPSDVKLPVIKAEDKSKLRDVKDNKSTDVKLPVVKAEDKNKLQDVKDNKPSDVKLPVIKAEDKSKLRDVKDNKSTDVKLPVVKAEDKNKLQDVKDNKPSDVKLPVVKAEDKNKLQDVKDNKPSDVKLPVIKAEDKNKLQDVKDNKPSDVKLPVVKAEDKSKLRDVKDNKPSDVKLPVIKAEDKSKLQDVKDNKPSDVKLPVIKAEDKSKLRDVKDNKPSDVKLPVVENMIIDTSKLNDDGDHKADKKEKGLRSLLKFTKIENDSKGSDNNVAGNIANDSEEPTFSQPKSDVESPKQVSESDEQKNSHKAVHFLSFLNEPSEDQNDTTEELQNTEDKKDNLLEENVKISEKDDQQVVISIEEENQMLLQSIKKMKEYDEDYSITYYYDDDGMAYYED; encoded by the coding sequence ATGTTTAGACGTAATATCTTGAATGTACTGTTGGTATTGATTTTCTGTTTTGTTATTTCGTGTTCAAATAAGAGTAGATATCAGTTTAGTAAGAAATATTCTCCAGTTTATAATCCTGATGGTGAAGCTTTTGATAGTGATGTGGGGTTTTCTCGTGCTTACTCAATTTATAAAGAACGTAGAAATGCACTGGTTTCAGGTATTGATGAAAGCAGTAAGAAAGTTAGTGTAAGACGTAAAGTAAAGCCAAAAGTTCAAGTTAGAGATGTTGACTTGTTAAAGGAATATGGGGATCTTTTAAAAGAGGAAAACTGTGATTTAATGGTAGATGGTAATGGCGTTAATTTAGTTGATGTTGCAGGTGCTAAGTTTATTGATCCTATAGAAAATGATGATGATGTTATAGATCACGATAATAGACATGTTGATGTGAAAAGTTCAGTGGTCAAAACTAAAGATAAGAATAAGTTACAAGATGTTAAGGATAACAAACCTAGTGATGTTAAGCTTCCAGTAATTAAAGCTGAAGATAAAAATAAGTTACAAGATGTTAAGGATAACAAACCTAGTGATGTTAAGCTTCCGGTAATTAAAGCTGAAGATAAGAGTAAGCTGCGAGATGTTAAGGATAACAAATCTACTGATGTTAAGCTTCCGGTAGTTAAAGCTGAAGATAAGAATAAGTTACAAGATGTTAAGGATAATAAACCTAGTGATGTTAAGCTTCCAGTAATTAAAGCTGAAGATAAGAGTAAGCTGCGAGATGTTAAGGATAACAAATCTACTGATGTTAAGCTTCCGGTAGTTAAAGCTGAAGATAAGAATAAGTTACAAGATGTTAAGGATAATAAACCTAGTGATGTTAAGCTTCCGGTAGTTAAAGCTGAAGATAAGAATAAGTTACAAGATGTTAAGGATAATAAACCTAGTGATGTTAAGCTTCCAGTAATTAAAGCTGAAGATAAGAATAAGTTACAAGATGTTAAGGATAACAAACCTAGTGATGTTAAGCTTCCAGTAGTTAAAGCTGAAGATAAGAGTAAGCTGCGAGATGTTAAAGATAACAAACCTAGTGATGTTAAGCTTCCGGTAATTAAAGCTGAAGATAAGAGTAAGCTACAAGATGTTAAAGATAACAAACCTAGTGATGTTAAGCTTCCGGTAATTAAAGCTGAAGATAAGAGTAAGCTGCGAGATGTTAAAGATAACAAACCTAGTGATGTTAAGCTTCCAGTAGTTGAGAATATGATTATTGATACATCTAAGTTAAATGATGATGGTGATCATAAGGCTGACAAGAAAGAAAAAGGGTTACGTTCATTATTAAAATTTACAAAAATAGAAAATGATAGTAAGGGTTCTGATAATAATGTCGCAGGTAATATTGCTAATGATAGTGAGGAGCCTACGTTCTCTCAACCTAAAAGTGATGTAGAATCTCCTAAACAAGTATCTGAGAGTGATGAACAAAAAAATAGTCATAAAGCTGTACACTTTCTATCATTCTTAAACGAGCCAAGTGAAGATCAAAATGATACGACAGAAGAACTACAAAATACAGAAGATAAAAAAGATAATTTACTAGAAGAGAATGTTAAAATATCTGAAAAGGATGATCAACAAGTAGTAATATCTATAGAAGAGGAAAATCAGATGTTATTACAAAGTATTAAGAAGATGAAAGAATATGATGAAGATTATAGTATTACGTATTATTATGATGATGATGGTATGGCGTACTATGAAGACTAG
- the nuoK gene encoding NADH-quinone oxidoreductase subunit NuoK, with amino-acid sequence MKILTEAGITLDHFLILGAILFTIGVSGIFINRKNIITILLSIELMLLAININFTAFSVYLDNILGQVFVMFILTVAAAESAVGLAIIVVYFRNCGNINVETANKMKE; translated from the coding sequence ATGAAAATTCTAACTGAAGCTGGTATTACTTTAGATCATTTCCTTATTTTAGGTGCGATTTTATTTACTATTGGTGTGTCTGGGATTTTTATTAATCGCAAAAACATCATTACTATTCTTCTGTCAATAGAATTAATGTTGTTAGCAATCAATATCAATTTTACTGCTTTTTCAGTATACCTTGATAATATTTTAGGACAAGTCTTTGTTATGTTTATATTAACAGTTGCTGCTGCAGAATCTGCAGTGGGCTTAGCTATTATTGTAGTATATTTCAGAAATTGTGGAAATATTAATGTTGAAACAGCTAATAAGATGAAAGAGTAG
- the tatC gene encoding twin-arginine translocase subunit TatC codes for MESTTGEMLFFKHFEELRYRVFFCFAFFCIMFGVCYFFSERIYNFLLIPLIDLEGANSEFSLIYTDLTEAFFVYLKVATMAALLGSFPVFAWQFYMFLAPGLYKKEKLILLPYLIATPVLFILGAAMVYYYIFPLAWRFFIAFENRDASMGVPIEFMPSVSEYLDLVLQLMFAFGVAFQIPIFLTLMSRIGIVSAKGLSRKRRVAIVVIFILAAILTPPDVLSQIGLAIPMLLLYEASILACKYIERSK; via the coding sequence ATGGAATCTACAACTGGCGAAATGTTATTTTTTAAGCATTTTGAAGAATTGAGATATAGAGTATTTTTTTGTTTTGCATTTTTTTGTATCATGTTTGGTGTATGTTACTTCTTTTCTGAAAGAATATATAACTTTTTATTAATTCCTTTAATAGATCTAGAAGGTGCTAATTCTGAATTTTCCCTAATATATACTGATTTAACAGAGGCATTTTTTGTATATTTAAAAGTTGCTACTATGGCTGCTTTATTGGGTTCTTTTCCTGTTTTTGCATGGCAATTTTATATGTTTTTAGCTCCAGGGTTATATAAAAAGGAAAAGTTGATATTATTACCGTATTTGATAGCGACACCAGTGCTTTTTATTCTTGGAGCTGCAATGGTGTATTATTATATATTTCCTTTAGCTTGGAGATTTTTTATTGCATTTGAAAATAGAGATGCTTCAATGGGCGTACCAATAGAATTCATGCCATCAGTAAGTGAATATTTAGATTTAGTATTGCAGCTAATGTTTGCATTTGGAGTAGCATTTCAAATTCCTATATTTTTAACATTAATGTCTAGGATTGGTATAGTATCTGCAAAAGGTTTGTCACGAAAGCGAAGAGTAGCAATTGTAGTTATTTTTATTCTTGCTGCTATACTGACACCACCTGATGTGTTAAGCCAAATAGGATTAGCAATACCTATGTTATTATTGTATGAAGCATCAATACTAGCTTGTAAATATATTGAACGTTCTAAATGA
- the ispG gene encoding flavodoxin-dependent (E)-4-hydroxy-3-methylbut-2-enyl-diphosphate synthase, which yields MQCEIVDRILNEDGLFNCIANKNKITYEVKVGDVVIGGNNPVVVQSMALGGSGDVYKDAHEVLELAQAGSELVRVAVNSEQAMKNVPYIRDVLVDHGFSAKMIIGCGQYEIARLVNEYPDCAAALGKIRINPGNVGFGNKRDKNFEDIVEFAIKHDIPIRIGVNWGSLDKYLASKLMNDNALLINPKPDYIVLQKALVISAITSAKRAEEIGLSKNKIVISCKTSKIQDLIPVYTVLSNVCNYPLHLGLTEAGSGTKGMVSSAAGISYLLLNGIGDTIRVSLTQQPGEARSIEVKLCQEILQSIGLRNFSAQVTSCPGCNRTNPKYFHQLAKDINDYIKQRMPVWRNDNPGSENMTVAVMGCIVNGPGESKHANLGISLPGYGERPVAAVYQNGEKLCTLEGGNIFEQFVSIIENYVNVYYKQ from the coding sequence ATGCAATGTGAGATTGTAGATAGAATTTTAAATGAAGATGGGTTGTTTAATTGTATTGCAAATAAAAATAAAATAACCTATGAAGTGAAAGTTGGTGATGTAGTAATTGGTGGCAACAATCCTGTAGTAGTGCAGTCAATGGCGTTAGGCGGATCTGGAGATGTGTATAAAGATGCACATGAGGTTTTAGAGTTAGCGCAAGCTGGATCTGAATTGGTAAGAGTTGCAGTTAATTCAGAACAAGCTATGAAAAATGTTCCGTATATAAGAGATGTATTGGTAGATCATGGCTTTAGTGCTAAGATGATAATAGGATGTGGACAATATGAAATTGCTAGATTGGTAAATGAGTATCCTGATTGTGCAGCTGCTTTAGGAAAAATACGTATTAATCCAGGAAATGTTGGTTTTGGAAATAAACGGGATAAGAATTTTGAAGATATTGTTGAGTTTGCAATAAAACATGATATCCCTATCAGAATAGGTGTAAATTGGGGGAGTTTAGATAAGTATTTAGCTTCAAAATTAATGAATGATAATGCATTACTTATCAACCCTAAGCCAGATTATATAGTTTTGCAGAAAGCATTGGTAATTTCTGCTATAACAAGTGCTAAACGTGCAGAAGAAATTGGCTTATCTAAAAATAAGATAGTTATATCTTGTAAAACAAGTAAAATACAAGATTTAATACCTGTTTATACAGTATTGTCAAATGTATGTAATTATCCATTACATTTAGGGTTGACAGAAGCAGGGTCTGGTACAAAAGGAATGGTTAGCAGTGCTGCAGGAATATCTTACTTATTGTTAAATGGTATAGGAGATACTATACGTGTTTCCTTAACTCAACAACCTGGTGAAGCAAGAAGTATTGAAGTCAAGTTATGTCAAGAAATTTTGCAAAGTATAGGTTTAAGAAATTTTTCTGCGCAGGTAACTTCATGTCCAGGTTGTAATAGAACTAATCCTAAGTATTTTCACCAATTAGCTAAAGATATTAATGATTATATAAAGCAACGTATGCCTGTGTGGAGAAATGATAATCCCGGATCTGAAAATATGACTGTAGCAGTAATGGGTTGTATAGTCAATGGTCCAGGTGAAAGTAAACACGCAAATTTAGGTATTAGTCTTCCTGGCTATGGTGAGAGGCCTGTAGCTGCAGTGTATCAGAATGGAGAGAAGTTGTGTACTTTAGAAGGCGGTAATATCTTTGAACAATTTGTATCAATTATCGAAAATTATGTTAATGTTTATTACAAACAATAG
- the dxr gene encoding 1-deoxy-D-xylulose-5-phosphate reductoisomerase: MKTVSIFGSTGAIGQMIIDIIFADLDKYQVKVLVAKSNVQLLAFQAKLINAERVVIANVDLYQELKDLLVGTNIKVSAGDSGMVMATSLDVDYAMMAIVGMAALIPMTYLINSGIKVIALANKESIVCGGTLLLSLAKEKNVNIVPVDSEHNAIYQILSSSKKNLEKITLTASGGPLLSMDYDQIKNVTVQDTVKHPIWKMGKKISVDSATMINKSLEIIEAYYFFSIKAEKLDIIIHPESIIHAIVSYVDGASIAFMSVPDMKIPIMYTLSWPDRSAILCKKLNLASCNQLTFIKPDVYKFPGIKLGFEVLKTSNVHANSIILNAANEVAVDAFLNKKIRFLDIVSVVCETLNLVNYGRINSLSSILDCDLVSRRVASSAIDKLY, translated from the coding sequence GTGAAAACAGTTTCAATATTTGGCTCGACTGGTGCTATTGGTCAAATGATTATTGATATAATATTTGCTGACCTTGATAAGTATCAGGTAAAAGTATTAGTTGCAAAATCAAATGTTCAGTTATTAGCATTTCAGGCTAAGTTAATTAATGCAGAAAGGGTTGTTATTGCTAATGTTGATTTATATCAGGAGTTAAAAGATTTATTAGTTGGTACTAATATTAAAGTTAGTGCAGGGGATTCCGGAATGGTTATGGCTACATCTTTAGATGTGGATTATGCAATGATGGCTATTGTAGGGATGGCAGCGCTTATACCGATGACTTATTTAATTAATTCTGGTATTAAAGTTATTGCATTAGCAAATAAAGAGAGCATAGTCTGTGGGGGTACACTATTGCTTAGTTTAGCAAAAGAAAAAAATGTTAATATTGTTCCTGTAGATTCAGAGCATAATGCTATATATCAAATACTTTCTAGTAGTAAAAAAAATTTAGAAAAAATTACCTTAACTGCATCTGGTGGTCCATTGTTATCAATGGATTATGATCAAATAAAAAATGTTACAGTTCAGGATACGGTTAAGCATCCTATTTGGAAAATGGGAAAAAAAATCTCTGTTGATAGTGCAACCATGATTAATAAGTCTCTTGAAATTATAGAAGCTTATTATTTTTTTTCAATAAAAGCTGAGAAGTTAGATATAATCATACATCCTGAGTCTATAATACATGCAATAGTATCTTATGTAGATGGCGCATCTATTGCTTTCATGTCTGTGCCAGATATGAAGATTCCAATTATGTATACATTGTCCTGGCCCGATAGGTCAGCTATTTTATGTAAAAAACTAAATTTGGCATCATGTAATCAATTAACATTTATAAAGCCTGACGTTTATAAATTTCCTGGTATAAAGTTAGGGTTTGAAGTATTAAAAACGTCTAATGTTCATGCTAATAGCATTATTTTAAATGCTGCAAATGAAGTTGCTGTTGATGCTTTTTTAAATAAGAAGATAAGATTTCTTGATATTGTAAGTGTGGTATGTGAGACGTTAAACTTAGTCAATTATGGACGCATTAATTCTCTATCAAGTATTCTTGATTGTGATCTGGTAAGTAGAAGAGTAGCAAGTAGTGCTATTGATAAGTTATATTAA
- a CDS encoding NADH-quinone oxidoreductase subunit J → MIYFLFHFFAVLIVLSSISVVYVSNPVYSVLFLILTFFISSTLFILLGAELIAMLVIIVYVGAVAVLFLFVVMMLDINYSRLKSGFTKYLAIGLLCGMILFVNIVFVIKQSATTELVTGSVSYVSNVIAIGNLIYTKYMYVFHLSGILLLISIIGSLVLTLRTKNGNVYRQSVGAQVNRSSTVKYVNVKVRQGVDYENSN, encoded by the coding sequence ATGATTTATTTTTTGTTCCATTTTTTTGCAGTATTAATAGTATTATCTTCTATATCTGTAGTTTATGTCTCAAATCCTGTTTACTCTGTATTATTCTTAATTTTAACATTTTTTATATCTAGTACATTATTTATTTTATTGGGTGCAGAATTAATAGCAATGCTAGTTATAATAGTATATGTTGGAGCTGTAGCTGTACTTTTTTTATTTGTAGTTATGATGTTAGATATAAATTATTCAAGATTGAAAAGTGGCTTTACGAAGTATCTTGCTATAGGGTTATTATGTGGAATGATATTATTTGTTAATATAGTGTTTGTTATTAAGCAGTCTGCAACAACTGAATTAGTGACGGGATCTGTTTCTTATGTAAGTAATGTTATTGCTATTGGTAACTTAATATATACAAAGTATATGTATGTGTTTCATTTATCTGGGATACTACTTTTGATATCAATAATTGGGTCTTTAGTATTAACTTTGCGTACTAAAAATGGCAATGTATATAGGCAAAGTGTAGGTGCTCAAGTTAATAGATCATCTACTGTGAAATATGTGAATGTTAAAGTACGACAAGGAGTAGATTATGAAAATTCTAACTGA
- a CDS encoding complex I subunit 4 family protein, translated as MLFLMVLLPILGSCLLAVSNFKASSLSIRVISLLCAGTSFFINIIVAVKFDYLYKGFQFIHNLAPGFVVGIDGLSLPLLLLTTFLFLLSVVFALYNMQSNNLRIFLALLLLLEGLTVGVFVSLDIVMFYIFFESVLIPMFFIIGMWGHEDRIYATFKLFLYTLSGSLLFLIAILYIYFFSGKISDIGQLTYILSNYLNLKAQKWVWIAFFISFAIKIPVIPFHTWLPDAHVQAPTVGSVLLAGILIKVGTYALLRFSLPMLPEASMYFSNFVMILSIIGVIYASLISFVQTNIKKLIAYSSIAHMGFVTAGIFSFNEYGISGAVFQMISHGLVSAALFICVGILYNRTHTLEIVRYSGLAKTMPKFSIMFIFFSMASIALPGTSGFIGEFLSILGIFHYSKLFSIFITIGVILGALYMLFLCKRIIWSVQNCDLINCNLNKNELFILVILAAFILLFGLYPYYILLKCLTPFIEQLSLRNFVL; from the coding sequence ATGCTATTTTTGATGGTTTTATTACCAATATTGGGGTCATGTTTATTAGCAGTTAGTAATTTTAAGGCAAGTTCGTTATCTATAAGAGTAATTTCTTTATTATGTGCTGGAACTTCATTTTTTATAAATATTATTGTAGCTGTAAAGTTTGATTATTTATATAAAGGTTTTCAGTTTATACATAATCTGGCACCAGGTTTTGTAGTCGGTATAGATGGATTATCTTTGCCACTTCTATTATTAACAACTTTTTTATTTTTATTATCTGTTGTTTTTGCTTTATATAACATGCAATCAAATAATTTGCGCATATTTCTTGCTTTACTGCTGTTATTAGAAGGATTGACCGTAGGAGTGTTTGTTTCACTTGATATAGTAATGTTCTATATATTTTTTGAATCTGTTTTAATTCCAATGTTTTTCATTATAGGAATGTGGGGACATGAGGATAGGATATATGCTACGTTTAAGTTGTTTTTATATACTTTAAGTGGTTCTTTATTATTTTTAATAGCAATATTATATATATATTTCTTTTCTGGTAAAATAAGCGATATAGGACAGTTGACTTATATTTTATCAAATTATTTGAACCTTAAAGCACAGAAGTGGGTATGGATTGCATTTTTTATTTCGTTTGCGATAAAGATACCTGTTATACCTTTTCACACTTGGTTACCTGATGCTCATGTTCAAGCGCCTACAGTAGGATCTGTTTTATTGGCTGGTATTCTTATTAAAGTTGGTACATATGCATTACTACGGTTTTCTCTACCTATGCTACCAGAAGCTAGTATGTATTTTTCAAATTTTGTAATGATATTAAGCATCATAGGTGTAATTTATGCTTCATTAATATCTTTTGTTCAAACTAATATTAAGAAATTAATAGCATATTCTTCAATAGCTCATATGGGTTTTGTGACAGCAGGGATATTTTCTTTTAATGAATATGGAATATCAGGAGCTGTATTTCAAATGATTAGCCATGGGTTAGTGTCCGCAGCATTATTTATTTGTGTTGGTATACTTTATAATCGTACTCATACTTTAGAGATAGTAAGATATAGTGGATTAGCAAAAACAATGCCTAAATTTTCCATTATGTTTATATTTTTTTCGATGGCTTCGATTGCTTTACCTGGGACTTCAGGTTTTATAGGAGAATTTTTATCTATATTAGGAATTTTTCATTATTCTAAATTATTTTCAATCTTTATTACTATTGGAGTTATATTAGGTGCTTTATACATGCTGTTTTTATGTAAAAGAATAATCTGGAGTGTACAAAATTGTGATTTAATTAATTGTAATCTTAATAAAAATGAGTTATTTATTTTAGTGATTTTAGCTGCTTTTATATTATTATTTGGATTATATCCTTATTATATCTTATTAAAATGCTTAACTCCATTCATAGAGCAGTTGTCTTTAAGAAACTTTGTACTTTAG